The following DNA comes from Methanosarcina vacuolata Z-761.
ATACCTTCAAGAAACGTCATGCTGAAGAAGTTGCTGTGTACTGGCCGGGTCAACCGGAACCGACAAGAGGAAAAAATGCACATCATGAAGAAGCCGTGCAATTTTTTCAGACATTTCCGGACAACCATGTCGAGAACAGGCCGTATAAGGTGCTTTTTGGCCAGGGCGACTGGACATGTTCAGTAGCCACATTCACAGGTACCATGAAAGGACCTATGAAAGGGTCCAATGGAAAAGAAATCCAGCCTACTAATAAGAAATTCAAAGTGGAATTCTGTACAGTTGCTCACTGGAAAGATGGTGAGATCATCGAAGAGAAGCTTTTCTATGACCTTGTGGGATTGATGAAGCAGATTGGCCTGATGTGAGGAAAAAATAATCATTTATTCAAATCTACCCTGGAGTTTCTGGTATTTTCTGTTTTTGATATTTCTTCATTTTTTATTTCTCCTATTCTGGCAGATTTTTGCAAGTCCATTCAATTAAACATATATATTTTAACAGTTTTCTTCTTTAATTAAGGGAGAAAGCAAATGGTAAATACACTTTCCCACCTGGGGATCGGTCTTCTGATTGCCCTAGCCTTTGGCTTCAAAGGAAAAAAACGAAATTCTCTCGGGTTTCTGGCAATCCTTCCTGACCTGGATTTTATCCCATACATCCTGTTTGCTCTCATCAGCGGCAGTGTAAGCCACGAGACACGAAACCAGCTCTTCTACCTGCTTGGCCACAGGGAATTCCTGCACTCAATCCTCTTCATCCTGCTTGTCACACTTTTCATCTGGTTTAAAACAAAAGACCACCTGTTCACAGCAGCCGGCTTTGCAGCCATATTTTCCCACATCTACCTTGATTATGTGACAAGCTGGAAAATGCGTCCCTTCTACCCTTTCAGTACCGAGACGTCTACTCTCGGAGCTATTTATTTCTTCGATCCTCTGGCAAATATTCTTCCCCTGCTGCCCGTTTTCGTTTTAGTTATAGCATACATGAAAAGCCGCGGAAAATGGAAAGGAAAATTCAATGATTTCTGTGCCTTTGTCACGAAAAAACGGAGTAAACTCTATCCCGCGCTTTTAATTGTGCTTTTGGTATGGCTTGCAGTCCTGCCGGTGGTAAAATTATTTTTTGTGAATTATATTTCCGGCGCTGAAGGCGCAAAAATCAGCTATCAGGACACCTATCCGTCTTCTGTAGGGAAGTTTATTTCCGCGTATTCGTATAACTCCACTCATTACAGGATTATGGAAGTTAGCTACTGGTCCGGGATCGAAAGAAACAATTACATCGAAAAAGTCAACGTGATCGGCGCTGTTCCGGATGCCTCCGTGTATATTGAAAGAACCGGAAAACTTTATAGTACAGCCGTTCCTCAGGAAATCGATTATCCTGTTTACAGCGTTTCGGAAGAAAATGGCTCGGTAACTGTTACGCTGAGCGATGCAAGGGATCAGTATGTTAAATACTGGGCTTATTTCAAAGCGGTTTACAGGTTCGTTTTTGAGAAGGAAAGCGAGGAATATATTGCTTATGCAAGTGAACCGGGGGAAAGGGAGAAAAGATTGGAGAAGAATTGGTTTGAGTAAAAAACCTATAGAAACATAACAATTTTTGAATATTTTTAGGTCCTTCGTTTTTTTGTGGATAATAACCCCTAGTGCATCGACCCTTATTTTAATATATAATTAAACATTATATTAATTATATAACATTGCTTATGCCTCGTATAAGTCATCGTCCTAAATGAGGAAATTAAGATAGTGTCGAGTCAATCATCAAGGATTCAATGGCTCTGAATAATTGCAATTGATTTTATACGACATTTTGCGGTTGACTCGACAATAGTGATTATTTCCTATGTTGAAAAACCAGGTATTCAGGCAATTGGAAATGTTTAACGCTTCGTGGCTGAATATCATCGAAAGTTTTTTCAGTAAAATGGTGAGAGGCGTGTTGAGATGAATAAAAATATACTCAATAACAAAATTAAAAGAACAATTTAGTCAATATATACCCCAGTTTAACGAGATCCCTCTTTTAGAAAACAAAACTGTTTAACAGTCCCCGAGAATCTGCAGTACGATTCTTCTTACTTTTTCAATCCTGTCAAAGTTAATGTACACAATCTGTTGCCAGGTTCCAAGAGTAAGGTTTTTTTCAACAAAAGGCACTGTAAGGCTCGGACCGATAAGCATAGCTCTTAAATGCGAGCCTCCATTATAATCTCCCCAAGTTTCGTGATGGTGATAGTCCCTGTCAAGAGGAATTAGCTGATCAAGCGTTTCAGAGACGTCTTTTGAGAGATTAGGCTCAAATTCCATCGTGGTTATTGCTCCGGTTGACCCAATACAAAAGATCGTAACCGTTCCATTTCTTATTTTTGATTTTCTTATTTCTTCTGAGATTATTTTGGTAATATCAACAATTCCGCAGTCCTCTTTTCCGGTTACAGAGATATCCCTTGTTTCCACTGGCATGAAAAGATGATTGGTGAGTTGTATTGATAAATTTTTCTAAGTATCTGAGAAATCTCCTGTTAGTCTTGCTATTTTGCACTGCTTCTAAAGAGTAGAATCGATGCAAAAATCAGGAAAAAGTATGGAGATATCCATTTTTTGATTATATAACGCCAATTGCATTAACTTTCACTCTTGAAGCTAATTTGGCGACCCTGTTTTGTTTCACTGCTCGCGCTGGTTTCAGTGTTCGTTCTGGTTTCACTATTCGCGCTGGTTTCACTATTCGCGCTGGTTTCACTATTCGCGCTGGTATTAGCTTTGCTGGTTTCATTATTCTTGCTGGTTTCGAGAGCCTGGCTGTTTTCGAGAGCCTGACTGTTTTCGAGAGTCTGGCTTGTTCCATGTCCCTCTTGGCCTCCAAGGTCTAGTTGACCATCGGGGTAACCTTCATCATAACCGTGTATGTAACCTTCGTTATAGCTACTATTCTCACCTAAGCCACCTTTTACATCATAATATTTGCCATTGAAAGCAGTCTGATAGCTGTCTCGGTAGCCATCTTCGTAGCCATGCTGGTAGTCGGGAGACCTCATGCCCGACATTCTTACTCCTAGTATCAAAGTTAGTATGACAAAGACTGCCAGCAAAACTACACTCACTTTAATCCAGTTTCTATTATTCGATTCGTTTATCAATCAACTTTCCCTCGGCAGATTATTAATAATAGATATTCACACTTATTTCTCTAAATAATATTAAGTAAATAATATTAAGTAGTATTATTATGTCAATTCCGGGCAAAATCTTTTAGGTTATATACAGAAGATTTACATGTGTTTAAAGGTCTTATAAAGAGCTAGTTTGTTTTGTGTTACTTCTTAATGTGTATATTTCTTTTGATTTTATTCTCTTAACCAGCTCATTTATATCTGTTTAAATCTTATTTTTTAATATAAGTTATGAAATAAAATCATACTGGTAATTTTGATCTGGAATTCCAGGACATCAGAATATCCACCAAAAGCTTCAAATTCTGGAATTAACTCATGAAATAGCTTAATTAATTCTAATTAAATTATCCTGTATATGAATTTTTATTTTTTTGTTTAATGGTTATGACAAAAGTACTTGTAGCAAGTGCCTTTAAGAATAATATCTACCCTACATTTTATGGACTCAGTACCAAAATCCAGTGATAAACGTGAAATTGAAAATCACTAGATTTTATAATTGGTTATAATCCATTAAATACGTCCTCTCGATGGAAGTCTTTCGATATCAAATATTGAGTTTGATTGAAGAACGAATTCTTCCTGCAAGTTCATGATTTCAATCGAAAAATACAAAAATCACTAGATTTTGGACCAGAGTCATTTTATGTCTTTAATTCTAAAAATATAAGGCATGCGAATGTAAGGAGTAAATAAAAAACCTTTGTTTTTGGGCGAAAAGATATTATGCCAGTACAGCAGGACTTTATGTTGATATTGCAGGATTCGATGTCACTCTTGCAGGATTTTAGTCCACTCCTGTGGAATTTTAGTCCACTCCTGTGGAATTTTAATCCACTCCTGCAGGATTCTCTATCAACAGCAGGACTCAAGGCGGGAGAGTATGAAATATAGTACTGTTATTTTTGATTTTGATTACACATTAGCCGATGCAACGAGTGGTATTGTGTCAAGTTTCAATTATGCCTTCAGCAAGCTGGACATTCCCTGCTTTGACCGTGAAAGTATAAAAAAAACTGTTGGACTACCACTCGACAAAGCATTTATTCAGCTAACAAAGAACGAAAACGAAGTTTTGATAAATCAGTTTCTAAGCTTGTTTCGGGAAAAGGCTAACGAGGTAATGTCCAGAGATACAGTGCTGTATGCCGACACAGTAAATACTTTAGAACGATTAAAACGGAGTGGGCTCAATACAGGTATTGTAACCACAAAATATCATTTTAGAATCGATGAGACCTTAAACATGCATGGGGTCCTGGATTTAATAGATATTATTGTTGGAGGAGAGGATGTTAAAGTCCCCAAACCGTCTCCAGAAGGATTATTCCTTGCAATTGACAGCCTTAGTGAACAACTTGATAATGTGCTATATATTGGAGATAGTCTGATTGATGCTAAAACGGCCCTGGCAGCAAATGTTGATTTTGCGGCTGTGACAACAGGAACGACAATGGGAACTGAGTTTTTACAATATCCTTATGTAAAGATAGTGAAAAGTTTGTCCGAACTTTTTAATGAGTAAAGACTATTTCTTTTATTTTTGGATCAGCGTATACTTAAAATAACGTAGTCCCAACATTCAGCTGCGGATACACTGCAGACAGGAGAAGAAGAATGCAGAGTTTTGTATCAGGCGTACAAAACCTGGCTGAGAGTGTAGGTGCTCCAATTGAGGCCACAGAAGTGGCCCTGTAACCGTAATTGAAACGCTAAGAACCATGAACCCGAAAGTTATGTAATCCCTTTTGCCAGGCGAGGAGAAAATGAAGGACGTGATGTCCGGCATAGATGCGGTAGGTTATCAGGTCATGGAGAGGGCTGATCCCTTAAAAAACCGGGTGATAAGTAACCTTGTAAGGTTAGTAAACCCTACAAGCCTTCCTGGAATTACAGGACTCTTTACTGAGGACGATCTGGACAGCGTCAATGAACATGCTAAAAAACGGGTATATTCTGCCTTTTGGGCAGTTGTGGGAAAAAGGCTTAACAATTGGAACAGTCCCTACCCCAGTGAATAAAATCATTTTGATGCTCAGGGATACAATAATTGCAGGTGAGGCAAAGCCAGGCTTTATTGTAGGCCACAGTATCTCTATTGAGGACGCGACTGCCGCCTACAGGGAGTTTTCTCAGCGTGCAGAAGGTTATACGAAAGTGGCAATTAAATATGAATATTAAAAAATTTAGATATAACTACCATGAATATAAGTTTAAAGTTAATAATTATGAACAGTGAGGTTTTTAAAACTCATTTTTCATTTTCCCGGGCTAATGAATGTAAAATGTCTCTCTATATGGTTTTGAATGATCTTATGGGATCTAAGTTTCTAATAAATATGAAGTTCATGAGAAAGGCTCTGAGACAGTTTTTATCCATTCTCATAAATAATAAATACAATGGATTTTATTTGTATAATTGTATGAGCCAATCTGATAATGAATTTTAAATAACGCTTGTCTTTATGCTGATGAATCAATCTGAAACAAAGTGTTTGAAACGAACCGAGCAAAATAAATATATTATTGAAGTTACAACTTATTGATTATATTATGTCAGTTGAAAACCAAAATGAGACTGTTTGCCCAAATCCTGAATGTAAGTATTATCTCAGGATAGAAGGGAAAGCTATTATAAAACGAGGAAAGTATAAAACCGGCCATCAGCGGTACTACTGTAAGCACTGTGGAAAATTTTTTATGGATACGAAAGGTACCGCTGTTTATCGCAAGCATCTATCTGCAGATGAGATAAGACTGATATATCGGCTATTCCTTGAAAAAAACGGGATAAGAAGTATTGAACGAATAACAGGGCATCATAGGGATACAATAAGCCACTTGATAAAAGACACAGTAAAGAACCAGAAAACGGAAGAATACTTTGTCAAGCAGATCGGGCTTACAGCCAGTGAATGTGAAAAATTATGGGGACTTCTTGAAAAAAAAAGAGAAACTTCTCGAAATAAACTCTGAAATAGCAGTCATATGTTTATTTTCCTGAGTATAGGCAGA
Coding sequences within:
- a CDS encoding metal-dependent hydrolase, producing MVNTLSHLGIGLLIALAFGFKGKKRNSLGFLAILPDLDFIPYILFALISGSVSHETRNQLFYLLGHREFLHSILFILLVTLFIWFKTKDHLFTAAGFAAIFSHIYLDYVTSWKMRPFYPFSTETSTLGAIYFFDPLANILPLLPVFVLVIAYMKSRGKWKGKFNDFCAFVTKKRSKLYPALLIVLLVWLAVLPVVKLFFVNYISGAEGAKISYQDTYPSSVGKFISAYSYNSTHYRIMEVSYWSGIERNNYIEKVNVIGAVPDASVYIERTGKLYSTAVPQEIDYPVYSVSEENGSVTVTLSDARDQYVKYWAYFKAVYRFVFEKESEEYIAYASEPGEREKRLEKNWFE
- a CDS encoding IS1/IS1595 family N-terminal zinc-binding domain-containing protein; its protein translation is MSVENQNETVCPNPECKYYLRIEGKAIIKRGKYKTGHQRYYCKHCGKFFMDTKGTAVYRKHLSADEIRLIYRLFLEKNGIRSIERITGHHRDTISHLIKDTVKNQKTEEYFVKQIGLTASECEKLWGLLEKKRETSRNKL
- a CDS encoding HAD family hydrolase; amino-acid sequence: MKYSTVIFDFDYTLADATSGIVSSFNYAFSKLDIPCFDRESIKKTVGLPLDKAFIQLTKNENEVLINQFLSLFREKANEVMSRDTVLYADTVNTLERLKRSGLNTGIVTTKYHFRIDETLNMHGVLDLIDIIVGGEDVKVPKPSPEGLFLAIDSLSEQLDNVLYIGDSLIDAKTALAANVDFAAVTTGTTMGTEFLQYPYVKIVKSLSELFNE
- a CDS encoding secondary thiamine-phosphate synthase enzyme YjbQ, encoding MPVETRDISVTGKEDCGIVDITKIISEEIRKSKIRNGTVTIFCIGSTGAITTMEFEPNLSKDVSETLDQLIPLDRDYHHHETWGDYNGGSHLRAMLIGPSLTVPFVEKNLTLGTWQQIVYINFDRIEKVRRIVLQILGDC
- a CDS encoding ester cyclase; translated protein: MGVTVEENLQLMVTLDDAWNSQDWDTFKKRHAEEVAVYWPGQPEPTRGKNAHHEEAVQFFQTFPDNHVENRPYKVLFGQGDWTCSVATFTGTMKGPMKGSNGKEIQPTNKKFKVEFCTVAHWKDGEIIEEKLFYDLVGLMKQIGLM